In Tripterygium wilfordii isolate XIE 37 chromosome 15, ASM1340144v1, whole genome shotgun sequence, one DNA window encodes the following:
- the LOC119980072 gene encoding 2-oxoisovalerate dehydrogenase subunit beta 1, mitochondrial isoform X2: MAAKLRSYGRGLAPLLWRRGLSNASSSTMIQQQQQQQSGKSMNLYSAINQALHIVLETDPRAYVFGEDVSFGGVFRCTTGLVDRFGKNRVFNTPLCEQGIVGFGIGLAAMGNRAIAEIQFADYIYPAFDQIVNEAAKFRYRSGNQFNCGGLTIRAPYGAVEHGGHYHSQSPEAFFCHVPGIKVVIPRSPREAKGLLLSCIRDPNPVVFFEPKLLYRKAVEEVPEDDYMLPLSEAEVIREGSDITLVGWGAQLSIMEQACIDAEKDGISCELIDLKTLIPWDKETVETSVRKTGRLLISHEAPVTGGFGAEISASIVERCFLRLEAPVARVCGLDTPFPLVFEPFYVPNKNKILDAIKSTVNY, translated from the exons ATGGCAGCCAAATTAAGAAGTTATGGGAGGGGATTGGCTCCTTTGTTATGGAGGAGGGGATTATCAAATGCTTCTAGCTCTACCATgatacaacaacaacaacaacaacagagtGGGAAATCCATGAACCTCTACTCTGCCATCAATCAAGCTCTGCATATTGTCTTGGAAACGGATCCTCG TGCTTATGTATTTGGAGAAGATGTGAGCTTCGGTGGAGTTTTTCGTTGTACAACAGGATTAGTAGATCGATTTGGTAAAAATAGGGTCTTTAATACGCCTCTTTGTGAGCAG GGAATTGTTGGATTTGGAATTGGTCTGGCTGCAATG GGCAATCGAGCTATAGCAGAAATTCAGTTTGCTGACTACATCTACCCTGCTTTTGATCAG ATTGTTAATGAGGCAGCGAAGTTCAGATACCGAAGTGGGAATCAATTCAACTGTGGAG GATTAACTATTAGGGCTCCTTATGGAGCTGTGGAACACGGTGGACATTATCACTCTCAATCACCTGAAGCTTTCTTTTGTCATGTTCCTGGTATCAAA GTGGTCATCCCTCGTAGCCCTCGTGAAGCAAAAGGATTACTATTGTCATGTATACGTGATCCTAACCCTGTTGTCTTCTTTGAACCAAAG TTGCTATATCGCAAGGCAGTGGAAGAGGTTCCAGAGGATGATTATATGTTGCCTTTATCTGAGGCGGAG GTGATTCGAGAAGGTAGTGACATAACACTTGTCGGTTGGGGAGCGCAGCTGTCTATCATGGAGCAGGCCTGTATTGATGCTGAAAAG GATGGAATTTCTTGTGAGCTCATAGATCTGAAAACTCTTATACCCTGGGACAAGGAAACTGTGGAAACTTCTGTCAGAAAGACTGGACGACTTCTT ATTAGTCATGAAGCTCCAGTGACTGGAGGTTTTGGTGCTGAAATCTCTGCCTCTATCGTGGAACGTTGTTTCTTAAGG TTAGAAGCACCGGTAGCCAGAGTCTGCGGTCTTGACACCCCCTTCCCTCTTGTTTTCGAACCCTTTTATGTACCAAACAAGAACAAG ATATTGGATGCCATCAAGTCAACTGTAAATTACTAA
- the LOC119980072 gene encoding 2-oxoisovalerate dehydrogenase subunit beta 1, mitochondrial isoform X1, translating to MAAKLRSYGRGLAPLLWRRGLSNASSSTMIQQQQQQQSGKSMNLYSAINQALHIVLETDPRAYVFGEDVSFGGVFRCTTGLVDRFGKNRVFNTPLCEQGIVGFGIGLAAMGNRAIAEIQFADYIYPAFDQIVNEAAKFRYRSGNQFNCGGLTIRAPYGAVEHGGHYHSQSPEAFFCHVPGIKVVIPRSPREAKGLLLSCIRDPNPVVFFEPKLLYRKAVEEVPEDDYMLPLSEAEVIREGSDITLVGWGAQLSIMEQACIDAEKDGISCELIDLKTLIPWDKETVETSVRKTGRLLISHEAPVTGGFGAEISASIVERCFLRLIIKQLMFCLQLEAPVARVCGLDTPFPLVFEPFYVPNKNKILDAIKSTVNY from the exons ATGGCAGCCAAATTAAGAAGTTATGGGAGGGGATTGGCTCCTTTGTTATGGAGGAGGGGATTATCAAATGCTTCTAGCTCTACCATgatacaacaacaacaacaacaacagagtGGGAAATCCATGAACCTCTACTCTGCCATCAATCAAGCTCTGCATATTGTCTTGGAAACGGATCCTCG TGCTTATGTATTTGGAGAAGATGTGAGCTTCGGTGGAGTTTTTCGTTGTACAACAGGATTAGTAGATCGATTTGGTAAAAATAGGGTCTTTAATACGCCTCTTTGTGAGCAG GGAATTGTTGGATTTGGAATTGGTCTGGCTGCAATG GGCAATCGAGCTATAGCAGAAATTCAGTTTGCTGACTACATCTACCCTGCTTTTGATCAG ATTGTTAATGAGGCAGCGAAGTTCAGATACCGAAGTGGGAATCAATTCAACTGTGGAG GATTAACTATTAGGGCTCCTTATGGAGCTGTGGAACACGGTGGACATTATCACTCTCAATCACCTGAAGCTTTCTTTTGTCATGTTCCTGGTATCAAA GTGGTCATCCCTCGTAGCCCTCGTGAAGCAAAAGGATTACTATTGTCATGTATACGTGATCCTAACCCTGTTGTCTTCTTTGAACCAAAG TTGCTATATCGCAAGGCAGTGGAAGAGGTTCCAGAGGATGATTATATGTTGCCTTTATCTGAGGCGGAG GTGATTCGAGAAGGTAGTGACATAACACTTGTCGGTTGGGGAGCGCAGCTGTCTATCATGGAGCAGGCCTGTATTGATGCTGAAAAG GATGGAATTTCTTGTGAGCTCATAGATCTGAAAACTCTTATACCCTGGGACAAGGAAACTGTGGAAACTTCTGTCAGAAAGACTGGACGACTTCTT ATTAGTCATGAAGCTCCAGTGACTGGAGGTTTTGGTGCTGAAATCTCTGCCTCTATCGTGGAACGTTGTTTCTTAAGG CTGATTATAAAGCAACTGATGTTCTGTCTGCAGTTAGAAGCACCGGTAGCCAGAGTCTGCGGTCTTGACACCCCCTTCCCTCTTGTTTTCGAACCCTTTTATGTACCAAACAAGAACAAG ATATTGGATGCCATCAAGTCAACTGTAAATTACTAA
- the LOC120017075 gene encoding glucosidase 2 subunit beta-like, whose product MIADSKLKCFVILLFFAALIDRSPASLTNDPYLGIRPEDEKYYKASDTIKCKDGSKKFSKAQLNDDFCDCTDGTDEPGTSACPGGKFYCRNAGHAPVLLFSSRINDGICDCCDGSDEYDGKVKCANTCWEAGKVARDKLKKKISTHQEGVALRKLEVEQAKLSIAKDEAELSKLKNEENILKGLVQQLKERKEQIEKAEERERLQKEKEDKEKQEAEKSATQEKSVEEEARQETSDTEEKADSEGKAMEKMLHDEIGVLEDSPVDQDMAENYVDPVAGVEESHTPKDEEPFVDEVEQHAARGAEDPASPKTKEDTGLESDSHDAGSKENDVAENTEGLSREELGRLVASRWTGGDSEKQDGGGKDNDHEVHDEITKDADDEEEDGYASETDDDTGKYDDSSVEDEVDEAYEDEYHDDSSSPSYQYVSDDESDIADTTAPSGPSWLEKIQQTVRNILQAVNLFQTPVDKSDADRVRKEYDESSGKLSKLQSRISSLTKKLKHDFGPEKEFYSFHGRCFEIKQNKYVYKVCPFKEASQVEGHSTTRLGRWDKFEDSYRVMIFSDGDKCWNGPDRSLKVRLRCGLKNEITDVDEPSRCEYSALMSTPALCVESKLKELQHKLDLMNNEIPQSHDEL is encoded by the exons ATGATAGCAGATAGCAAATTGAAATGTTTTgtgatattattattttttgcagCTTTAATTGATAGATCGCCAGCTTCTCTGACCAATGACCCTTATCTAGGAATTCGTCCTGAAG ATGAGAAATATTACAAGGCATCTGATACGATCAAATGCAAAGATGGATCCAAGAAATTCTCCAAAGCTCAGCTGAATGACGATTTCTGTGATTGCACAGATGGAACAGACGAGCCTG GTACATCGGCGTGCCCTGGTGGAAAATTCTATTGCCGAAATGCTGGACATGCTcctgttttattgttttcttccaGAATCAATGATGGCATTTGTG ATTGCTGTGATGGGAGTGATGAGTATGATGGCAAAGTTAAGTGCGCAAATACCTGTTGGGAGGCTGGGAAAGTGGCTAGAGATAaactgaagaagaagatttctACACATCAGGAGGGAGTTGCTTTGCGGAAGCTGGAAGTGGAGCAAGCAAAGCTTTCTATAGCCAAAGATGAGGCTGAGTTATCGAAACtcaaaaacgaggaaaacatACTGAAAGGGCTTGTTCAACAGCTTAAAG AGCGTAAAGAACAAATAGAAAAGGCCGAGGAGAGAGAACGCTTAcagaaagaaaaggaggacAAGGAAAAACAAGAAGCAGAAAAAAGTGCTACTCAAGAGAAAAGTGTTGAGGAGGAAGCTAGGCAGGAAACGAGTGACACTGAAGAGAAAGCTGACAGTGAAGGCAAAGCGATGGAAAAAATGCTTCATGATGAAATTGGTGTTTTGGAGGACTCCCCAGTGGATCAG GATATGGCAGAGAACTATGTTGACCCTGTGGCTGGAGTTGAAGAAAGCCATACGCCTAAAGATGAAGAACCCTTTGTTGATGAGGTGGAGCAG CACGCTGCCAGAGGCGCAGAAGATCCTGCCTCACCAAAGACAAAGGAAGACACAGGACTTGAATCTGACAGTCATGATGCTGGAAGCAAG GAGAATGATGTAGCGGAGAATACCGAGGGATTGTCAAGGGAAGAGTTGGGTCGCCTTGTTGCATCTCGTTGGACAGGAGGGGATTCTGAGAAGCAAGATGGTGGTGGAAAAGATAATGACCATGAAGTCCATGACGAGATAACCAAAGATGCTGATGACGAGGAAGAGGATGGCTATGCTTCAGAAACAGATGACGACACCGGAAAATATGACGACAGCAGTGTAGAAGATGAGGTTGATGAAGCTTACGAAGACGAATATCATGATGATAGCAGTTCTCCTTCATACCAATATGTATCAGATGATGAATCAGACATCGCAG ATACCACTGCCCCAAGTGGTCCTTCTTGGTTGGAAAAGATTCAACAAACTGTGCGGAATATCTTACAAGCTGTCAATCTGTTCCAAACTCCGGTGGACAAATCAG ATGCTGATCGTGTACGCAAGGAATATGATGAATCCAGTGGCAAGTTGTCTAAATTACAGTCAAGGATATCTAGTCTGACAAAGAAGCTAAAACATGATTTTG GTCCGGAGAAGGAGTTCTATTCATTCCATGGTCGTTGTTTTGAGATCAAGCAGAACAA GTACGTTTACAAGGTGTGTCCATTTAAAGAGGCTTCCCAGGTGGAGGGTCATTCAACAACTCGTTTGGG GCGGTGGGACAAATTTGAAGATTCATACCGAGTCATGATATTTTCAGATGGTGACAAGTGCTGGAATGGCCCTGACAGAAGTTTAAAG